AAATTTCACaaaactttttctctttctctattttattttacccATGTTTCTATTTTACCCTAGACCAATTGCACTTTAAATCTGTGTTGttcacaaatgagactattttcgTGGACGAAGAAAGTATTTAGTTTGATACAAATACCTTAAATATTGTTCATGACATTATTtacaaatcaaattaaaatcagacctaattttttattttgttcattTACTTTAAGTTATAGATATCATGAATAAATAGAGtttaattagatttttaaaCAGTGATTTTTAAGAGTAAAGATGTCagcaataaataaatgtaaaaaacaaataagagTAAGATAAATTAAACGAGAGCTACGTTCACAGATAGTACTCGATAAGATATCTAGTAATCCATCTTACTCTAAGTTGAGCATTTTCTATTAGTTAAGGGATTTATGCAGTCTTGTTTTATGAtttaagtggagagaaaataGAATAGAAGATAATATAATAGGATAATGATATTGTCATTTTACGAAATATGTCAATTAAAATGAGACAAAGTATATAATTCCATTTTTGCATATTATTTTGGCACTTAATTAGGCATACAAGTATTTAATATTGTATTTACATAATATACATGCATGATGGACTATGCCGAACAAGTTgagaaattatataaatataataaagagatttgaacaTTAAAAAAGGCTAACCTGCTGCTGGTAAGCATAATCGGGTGAATAGCTTGTGtacctaaaataaaatatgcattcaaacaaattaaatcaaCTAATTTACTATCATAGGgggaaaatattgaaaattattCACTTTAAAATGTTAACTAATTAATGTATTGGCTACCATGATAGATAAGAGTTAATTGAATAATAAAGTCTAAAGTTGTGAATAAGTGATCGACACGTCTCAAAAGTCTACTttccaattaaataaatttaacaatgATTTAGTTTAGTAACACTAACTAATTAAAACTTTTCATGGATGCTTATTTTATAATGAGTTACACTCCATTAACACCTGTCATCAATATTCTTCCAAATCATGACTAATTAAACAGTAGTGATTAGTTCTAATCTTACATTAATAATCAAAATCTTTTTAACTAAATGCCCATTACTAATTAGTTGAAAGAAAATATATGAACTTTTCTACATATATTTGCTTTGCAATAATAGAATTTAAAAGCATTAAAAGTCTATGTGAACTGACAATTTTGATACATCGATTATTATTTATTGTTCATCTGCCAATATCTACTGCATTCAATTGAATTCAATAATTTCACTTTAATTTAGCTCTTGAtcgttttttaataaataaatagtagtagcatattttttaatatgcatactgatgaaataaaatacgcGATCATGTATATTATACCCGTAGGGCGGGTACATGACGGGCGGATGGGGCGCCACGGGAGGAGGAGGCGGTGGCAACGGGAGATACGACGACATTCCCCCTTGCGCCATTCCGCTTCCTTGGTACACGTTGGCGACTTGATTTCTACCTACATTCCGAAAACCAAATATTATCAAATATAATTCCAAATTTTATTCgaaattcaaatatattttgaatttggatTTTGAATTGAAAATGTACCTCGAGGAGGAGATGGCCGAGGCCGTCCCAACGAAGCAATATTACAATTGGCTCTTCTTCCGTCGATCATAGGGTTCGGATCGGCACACGCTCGCCTAGCCGATTCAGGATCACGAAACGTCACCTGCAACCCGAATGAAATATATCAATTGACGAGGAATATTATTTCAgtccaataataataataataataatgataatgataataataataacaacatGTCATTATCCAATGatgaaaatgtaaataaaaaaaagtgttaaattaatttcaaatatcCAACGATGAAAAAgcgaataaaaataaaataaaacagaaaatgAGAAATGTGATCAGACGGTGGGGAAATCTCACAAATCCATAGCCCTTGGATTTGCCGGAGTTCTTATCGGTGATAATGACAGCTTCGAGAATATCTCCAAATTGATCGAAATAGCCGCGCATTACGTCGGTCGGAGTCTCCCAGGCGAGTCCTCCGACGAAAACCTTAGTGAGAGTGGTGTCGCCGAACGGCGATCGGTAATGCTGGTGGTGAGCCATCGCCGGCGGCGGTGATCGAGCGAGAAATCAACAAATTTCCGATCGTCGATCGATCGCGAGCTTAGGCATTATCTCAATCGATAGATCGGCGGCAATGCGGAAGCTGGAGGTGTTGATTGCGGCGGagggggagagggagagagagagggggggggggggggggggggaaaggTATCCGACAGTTGCAAACTCTGATTTGCTGTATATGAGGAGGGAATTGGGATTTGTGGGTTTGTGTACTCGAATGACAGCTGCGTGACTAAAGAGCACTTGACTCTGTCCTCTCTGTCTTTCACCTattcaaaatttattcaatCTCTACGTATTTTTATACGCTCTCTACCAGTATTCTACAGCGTATATATTCCGTTATAATTCAACTATGTATTATTACTGGTCAATGAAGCACGACTTAGTTGGTCCTACAACGGTGCTCCCAGAGTAAATGACTAGACGATGACGCGTAACTTAGTTGTTAAGATGTTACTAGGAGGTCCGAGACTCCGAGTTACCCATTTAATAAGTCAGAAATTCGAGTCACCACAACTAAAAAGTAGACTGTTATtgattttctaaaaaaaatattgatattctAAGGAGTATATATATTATGTTGTGCACAAAAAGAATATTACTCTCTGCGTCCCAcaaaatatgcactctttcctttttagtccgtcccacaagaatacaCACTTtcttattttggaaagtcttttctttcttatgaggtgagactcattctccactaacaatactttatttactttttggTCCTACAACGGCGATGACGCGTAACTTAGTTGTTAAGATGTTACTAGGAGGTCCGAGACTCTGAGTTACCCATTTAATAAGTCAGAAATTCGAGTCACCACAACTAAAAAGTAGACTGTTATtgattttctaaaaaaaatattgatattctAAGGAGTATATATATTATGTTGTGCACAAAAAGAATATTACTCCCTGCGTCCCacaaaatatgcactttcctttttagtccgtcccacaagaatacaCACTTtcttattttggaaagtcttttctttcttatgaggtgagactcattctccactaacaatactttatttactttttctctttactttaccaattttacattaaaacccgtgacgaacccaaaatgcatattctttggggacggagtgAATGCTATTCTTCTTTCTACCCTACTAGtgagtcatatttttttatgtctATGCTAGttgatcaattttat
This sequence is a window from Salvia splendens isolate huo1 chromosome 14, SspV2, whole genome shotgun sequence. Protein-coding genes within it:
- the LOC121763876 gene encoding RNA-binding protein 24-A-like isoform X1 produces the protein MAHHQHYRSPFGDTTLTKVFVGGLAWETPTDVMRGYFDQFGDILEAVIITDKNSGKSKGYGFVTFRDPESARRACADPNPMIDGRRANCNIASLGRPRPSPPRGRNQVANVYQGSGMAQGGMSSYLPLPPPPPPVAPHPPVMYPPYGYTSYSPDYAYQQQTMYNPHMQQSQYYNQLYGASSSALGSPYYYGYAPRGAFSVPPAQRMPGPSYLYYPTQMEGTSLTYPPTPHPLPSLQPIRHSLPSPSDSVAPNQTSTETEAGPATSTSSTA
- the LOC121763876 gene encoding RNA-binding protein 38-like isoform X3, with translation MAHHQHYRSPFGDTTLTKVFVGGLAWETPTDVMRGYFDQFGDILEAVIITDKNSGKSKGYGFVTFRDPESARRACADPNPMIDGRRANCNIASLGRPRPSPPRGRNQVANVYQGSGMAQGGMSSYLPLPPPPPPVAPHPPVMYPPYGYTSYSPDYAYQQQQSQYYNQLYGASSSALGSPYYYGYAPRGAFSVPPAQRMPGPSYLYYPTQMEGTSLTYPPTPHPLPSLQPIRHSLPSPSDSVAPNQTSTETEAGPATSTSSTA
- the LOC121763876 gene encoding RNA-binding protein 24-A-like isoform X2 — encoded protein: MAHHQHYRSPFGDTTLTKVFVGGLAWETPTDVMRGYFDQFGDILEAVIITDKNSGKSKGYGFVTFRDPESARRACADPNPMIDGRRANCNIASLGRPRPSPPRGRNQVANVYQGSGMAQGGMSSYLPLPPPPPPVAPHPPVMYPPYGYTSYSPDYAYQQQTMYNPHMQQSQYYNQLYGASSSALGSPYYYGYAPRGAFSVPPAQRMPGPSYLYYPTQMEGTSLTYPPTPHPLPSLQPIRHSLPSPSVLHVVTGFIDVGFLCSN